A window from Drosophila nasuta strain 15112-1781.00 chromosome 3, ASM2355853v1, whole genome shotgun sequence encodes these proteins:
- the LOC132789697 gene encoding procathepsin L-like: MKAIIGICLIIGLAHANLQEEFESFKQMYNKIYKDVTEHDQRKLIFKDNTELINQHNERHAAGEKSYKMGVNQFSDLHFKEFQELMLSSMNANVLANGITQTFTSSPSVKIPESIDWREKGAVTGVKDQGACGSCWAFATIGTLEGQNFIKNQQLVSLSEQNLVDCSKKDGGCQGGWPDNALNYIKDNGGVDTEDSYPYEAKNGECRFNAENIGAKVTDIVVVASDDEAALAAAVAEKGPISVAIDASLFQHYQGGVFDEPTCQGAVNHGVVVVGYGHDDNGGDYWLVKNSWAESWGENGYIRMARNKDNQCKIASHGVYPLV, translated from the coding sequence atgaaagcaataaTTGGCATTTGCCTGATCATTGGGCTTGCCCACGCCAACCTGCAGGAAGAGTTTGAGTCCTTCAAACAGATGTACAACAAAATCTATAAGGATGTCACCGAGCATGATCAGCGAAAGCTAATCTTTAAAGACAACACAGAGTTAATCAACCAACATAACGAACGCCATGCCGCTGGAGAAAAATCCTACAAGATGGGCGTCAATCAATTCTCCGACTTGCACTTCAAGGAATTTCAGGAACTAATGCTCTCAAGCATGAATGCCAATGTCTTGGCAAATGGTATAACTCAAACCTTTACTTCTTCGCCGAGTGTTAAGATACCGGAGAGCATTGATTGGCGTGAAAAGGGCGCTGTAACAGGTGTAAAGGATCAAGGTGCATGTGGATCCTGTTGGGCATTTGCTACCATTGGCACGCTGGAAGGACAAAACTTCATCAAGAACCAACAACTTGTCTCGCTATCTGAGCAAAATCTTGTCGATTGCTCAAAGAAGGATGGCGGCTGTCAGGGTGGCTGGCCAGACAATGCCCTCAACTACATTAAGGATAATGGAGGCGTCGATACTGAAGACTCGTATCCCTACGAGGCCAAGAATGGCGAGTGTCGTTTCAATGCTGAGAACATTGGAGCCAAGGTCACAGACATTGTCGTTGTGGCCAGTGATGATGAAGCCGCGCTGGCAGCAGCCGTTGCAGAAAAGGGTCCCATCTCAGTGGCCATCGACGCATCTCTCTTTCAGCACTATCAAGGAGGCGTATTCGATGAACCTACATGCCAGGGTGCTGTCAACCACGGCGTTGTCGTTGTAGGCTATGGCCATGACGATAACGGCGGCGACTATTGGCTGGTGAAGAACTCTTGGGCAGAGTCCTGGGGTGAAAATGGTTATATCCGCATGGCCCGCAACAAAGATAATCAATGTAAAATTGCCAGCCATGGCGTCTATCCCTTGGTTTAA
- the LOC132789690 gene encoding procathepsin L-like: protein MKAVILILVLVAVVHATSLKDILKAEFNAFKLKHHKTYKDASEELKRLQNFVENKKLIDSHNKRYAAGEVSYEMGINQFSDLNSKEFQETVLSSINANDLTIGITQIYTPSPSVQIPGSIDWREKGAVTRVKDQGGCGSCWAFSAIGTLEGQNFIKNRQLISLSEQNLIDCSKENGGCDGGWPETALNFIKDNGGVDTEDSYPYEERDGECRFNAENIGAKVTGTVGVASGDESALAAAVAEKGPISVAVDASQFQNYQGGVFDEPSCQDDVNHGVVVVGYGRDDIGGDYWLVKNSWSESWGENGYIRIARNKNNQCKIADHGVYPLV from the coding sequence ATGAAAGCAGTCATTCTAATTTTGGTCCTCGTGGCAGTTGTCCATGCAACTAGTCTGAAAGACATTCTTAAGGCTGAGTTTAACGCCTTCAAATTGAAGCACCACAAAACCTACAAGGATGCTAGTGAGGAGTTGAAGCGCCTGCAGAACTTCGTAGAAAATAAGAAACTGATCGATAGTCACAACAAGCGATATGCTGCTGGGGAAGTATCCTACGAGATGGGCATCAATCAATTCTCTGACTTGAACTCCAAGGAATTCCAAGAGACAGTGCTGTCAAGCATCAATGCCAATGACTTGACAATTGGTATCACTCAAATATACACTCCATCACCAAGTGTTCAAATACCCGGAAGCATAGATTGGCGTGAGAAGGGAGCAGTTACAAGAGTTAAGGATCAAGGAGGATGTGGATCTTGCTGGGCTTTTTCTGCCATTGGCACACTAGAGGGCCAAAACTTTATCAAGAACCGACAGCTTATCTCGCTATCCGAACAGAATCTAATCGATTGCTCCAAGGAGAATGGCGGATGTGATGGCGGCTGGCCAGAAACTGCATTAAACTTTATCAAGGACAATGGTGGTGTTGACACTGAGGACTCATATCCCTATGAAGAGAGGGATGGCGAATGTCGTTTCAATGCAGAGAACATTGGCGCAAAGGTCACTGGCACTGTCGGTGTGGCCAGTGGAGATGAGTCTGCGCTGGCAGCAGCCGTTGCAGAGAAGGGTCCCATTTCAGTGGCCGTTGATGCTTCACAATTTCAGAACTATCAAGGAGGTGTCTTCGATGAACCTTCGTGTCAGGACGATGTAAATCACGGCGTTGTCGTCGTTGGCTATGGTCGTGATGACATTGGCGGCGACTATTGGCTGGTGAAGAACTCCTGGTCAGAGTCCTGGGGTGAAAATGGATACATTCGCATTGCGCGCAATAAGAATAATCAATGCAAGATTGCGGACCATGGCGTTTATCCGTTGGTCTAA
- the LOC132789683 gene encoding procathepsin L-like — translation MKAVILVLVLVAVVQATSLKDILKAEFNAFKLKHHKTYQDASEEFKRLQIFVENKKLIDTHNKRYVAGEESYEMGVNKFSDMTPEEFKTLVLTNLNPADSQEGIDYIYNPSSYVNLPSSVDWRDWGAVNPVKNQGSCASCWAFSAVGSLESHHFITSYQRVSLSEQNLVDCTRGYPYYNQGCSGGWPIEALNYVRDNGGINTASYYPYEGQDNTCRYNKNNIGSKISAVIQIASGNEAALASAVANKGPISVCVDASLFQYYQSGVLNEPLCSQSVDHCVVIDGYGTDSVGGDYWLVRNSWGEYWGENGYIRMARNRNNQCAIASYAIYPLV, via the coding sequence ATGAAAGCAGTCATTCTAGTTCTGGTTCTAGTGGCAGTTGTCCAAGCAACTAGTCTTAAAGACATTCTTAAGGCTGAGTTTAACGCCTTCAAATTGAAGCACCACAAAACCTACCAGGATGCTAGTGAGGAGTTTAAGCGCCTTCAGATATTCGTGGAAAACAAGAAACTGATCGACACTCACAACAAACGCTATGTGGCCGGAGAGGAGTCTTACGAGATGGGTGTGAATAAATTTTCTGATATGACTCCCGAGGAATTCAAAACGCTTGTGCTCACAAACCTCAATCCTGCTGACTCCCAGGAGGGAATCGACTATATTTACAATCCTTCTAGCTACGTTAACCTACCAAGTAGCGTTGATTGGCGTGATTGGGGCGCTGTTAACCCAGTTAAAAATCAAGGATCCTGTGCCTCCTGTTGGGCTTTCTCTGCAGTTGGCTCACTCGAAAGTCACCACTTTATAACCTCATACCAGAGAGTATCCCTGTCCGAGCAAAATTTGGTGGACTGCACAAGAGGTTATCCCTATTACAACCAAGGCTGTTCAGGCGGCTGGCCGATTGAAGCATTGAATTATGTTAGGGACAATGGTGGTATAAACACTGCCAGCTATTATCCGTATGAAGGACAAGACAACACTTGCCGATACAATAAGAACAATATTGGATCAAAAATCTCTGCTGTTATACAAATTGCTAGTGGAAATGAAGCCGCATTGGCATCCGCCGTCGCCAATAAGGGACCCATCTCGGTGTGTGTCGACGCCTCCCTGTTCCAATATTACCAAAGTGGCGTCTTAAATGAACCGTTGTGCTCTCAATCTGTAGACCATTGTGTAGTTATCGATGGATACGGCACCGATTCAGTTGGAGGAGATTATTGGTTGGTGAGAAATTCTTGGGGCGAGTATTGGGGAGAAAACGGATATATTCGCATGGCTCGCAATCGCAATAATCAATGTGCTATTGCCAGTTATGCAATTTATCCTTTAGTTTAA
- the LOC132789692 gene encoding procathepsin L-like: protein MKAVILVLVLVAVVQATSLKDILKAEFNAFKLKHHKTYKDANEELKRLKIFVENKKLIDSHNKRFAAGEVSYEMGINQFSDLNSKEFQETVLSSINANDLTIGITQIYTPSPSVQIPGSIDWREKGAVTRVKDQGGCGSCWAFSAIGTLEGQNFIKNRQLISLSEQNLIDCSKENGGCDGGWPETALNFIKDNGGVDTEDSYPYEERDGECRFNAENIGAKVTGTVGVASGDESALAAAVAEKGPISVAVDASQFQNYQGGVFDEPSCQDDVNHGVVVVGYGRDDIGGDYWLVKNSWSESWGENGYIRIARNKNNQCKIADHGVYPLV from the coding sequence ATGAAAGCAGTCATTCTAGTTCTAGTCCTAGTGGCAGTTGTTCAAGCAACTAGTCTCAAGGACATTCTTAAGGCTGAGTTTAATGCCTTCAAATTGAAGCACCACAAAACCTACAAGGATGCTAATGAGGAGTTGAAGCGGCTGAAGATTTTCGtggaaaataagaaattgaTCGATAGCCACAACAAGCGATTTGCTGCTGGGGAAGTATCCTACGAGATGGGCATCAATCAATTCTCAGACTTGAACTCCAAGGAATTCCAGGAGACAGTGCTGTCAAGCATCAATGCCAATGACTTAACAATTGGTATCACTCAAATATACACTCCATCACCAAGTGTTCAAATACCCGGAAGCATAGATTGGCGTGAGAAGGGAGCAGTTACAAGAGTTAAGGATCAAGGCGGATGTGGATCTTGCTGGGCTTTTTCTGCCATTGGCACACTAGAGGGCCAAAACTTTATCAAGAACCGACAGCTTATCTCGCTATCCGAACAGAATCTAATCGATTGCTCCAAGGAGAATGGCGGATGTGATGGCGGCTGGCCAGAAACTGCATTAAACTTTATCAAGGACAATGGTGGTGTTGACACTGAGGACTCATATCCCTATGAAGAGAGGGATGGCGAATGTCGTTTCAATGCAGAGAACATTGGCGCAAAGGTCACTGGCACTGTCGGTGTGGCCAGTGGAGATGAGTCTGCGCTGGCAGCAGCCGTTGCAGAGAAGGGTCCCATTTCAGTGGCCGTTGATGCTTCACAATTTCAGAACTATCAAGGAGGTGTCTTCGATGAACCTTCGTGTCAGGACGATGTAAATCACGGCGTTGTCGTCGTTGGCTATGGTCGTGATGACATTGGCGGCGACTATTGGCTGGTGAAGAACTCCTGGTCAGAGTCCTGGGGTGAAAATGGATACATTCGCATTGCGCGCAATAAGAATAATCAATGCAAGATTGCGGACCATGGCGTTTATCCGTTGGTCTAA
- the LOC132789684 gene encoding procathepsin L-like: MKAVILVLVLVAVVHATSLKNILKDEFNAFKLKHHKIYKDATEELKRLQIFVENKKLIDTHNKRYEAGKESYEMGVNKFSDMTAEEFKTLVLTNLNPADAQEGIDYIYNPSAKASLPSSVDWRISGAVNPVKNQGSCGSCWAFSAVGSLESHHFINLNQRVSLSEQNLVDCTRGYPYYNQGCGGGWPIEALNYVRDNGGINTESSYPYEGEDKSCRYNKNNIGSKISGIVQIASGNEAALASAVAKKGPISVCVDASLFQYYQSGVFKETSCSQSTNHCIVVDGYGTDSVGGDYWLARNSWGENWGEIGYIRMARNRSNQCAIASYAIYPLI; this comes from the coding sequence ATGAAAGCAGTCATTCTAGTTCTGGTTCTAGTGGCAGTTGTCCATGCAACTAGTCTAAAAAACATTCTTAAGGATGAGTTTAACGCCTTCAAATTGAAGCACCACAAAATCTACAAGGATGCTACTGAGGAGTTGAAGCGGCTTCAGATATTCGTGGAAAACAAGAAACTGATTGACACTCACAACAAACGATATGAGGCAGGAAAGGAGTCTTACGAGATGGGTGTGAATAAATTCTCTGATATGACTGCCGAGGAATTCAAAACTCTTGTGCTCACAAACCTCAATCCTGCTGACGCCCAGGAAGGCATAGACTATATTTACAATCCTTCTGCCAAGGCTAGTCTTCCGAGTAGCGTTGATTGGCGTATTTCTGGCGCTGTTAATCCAGTTAAAAATCAAGGCTCCTGTGGTTCCTGTTGGGCTTTCTCTGCCGTCGGTTCACTAGAAAGTCATCACTTTATAAACTTAAACCAGAGAGTATCCCTGTCCGAGCAAAATTTGGTGGACTGCACAAGAGGTTATCCCTATTACAACCAAGGCTGTGGAGGTGGCTGGCCTATTGAAGCATTAAATTATGTAAGGGACAATGGTGGTATAAATACTGAAAGCTCTTACCCATATGAAGGAGAAGACAAATCTTGCCGttacaataagaacaacattGGATCAAAAATCTCGGGAATTGTGCAAATTGCAAGTGGAAATGAAGCCGCATTGGCATCCGCCGTCGCCAAGAAGGGACCCATCTCGGTGTGCGTCGACGCCTCCTTGTTTCAATACTACCAAAGTGGCGTCTTCAAAGAAACGTCGTGCTCTCAATCTACAAAtcattgtattgttgttgatggctACGGCACCGATTCAGTTGGAGGAGATTATTGGCTGGCGAGGAACTCTTGGGGCGAGAATTGGGGAGAAATCGGATATATTCGCATGGCTCGCAATCGTAGCAATCAATGTGCTATTGCCAGTTATGCAATTTAtcctttaatttaa